One window from the genome of Nicotiana sylvestris chromosome 9, ASM39365v2, whole genome shotgun sequence encodes:
- the LOC104240328 gene encoding E3 ubiquitin-protein ligase PUB23-like: MAEVEVPDYFLCPISMQMMRDPVTTSSGITYDRENIEKWLIKFKNTTCPVTKQELLTIDLTPNHTLRRLIQSWCIMNSSHGVEPIPTPKPQVTKIHVLKLLKEAKKSQEMQLSCLRKLRSIAYSSESNKKCLESVGVIDFLASIIKKKDVLAFVEDSKHVSSDIVSPKILHTPLEFTKAGDVALDILFHLNLSNEDLKKSILRDEFFLDSLLHFLKYGNYQSRAYAITLLKSAFNVADPGFLIGVKQEYFKEILFVLKTKISQQATKAALKLLVELCPWGRNRIKAIEVGAVSTLIELLLDTNERRSCELILAILHQLCSCAEGRAELSSHGAGVAIVSKKILRVSQMASERAVRILSSISKFSANSRVLQEMLQVGVVSKLCLVLQVDSCSKTKDRVKEILRLHSRVWRDSSCIPPYLLSSYPS, encoded by the coding sequence ATGGCAGAAGTTGAAGTTCCTGATTATTTTCTTTGTCCAATCTCAATGCAAATGATGAGGGATCCAGTCACAACATCAAGTGGAATAACCTATGATAGAGAAAATATAGAGAAATGGCTAATCAAGTTCAAGAACACAACATGTCCAGTCACCAAACAAGAGTTGTTGACCATTGATCTCACCCCTAACCACACTCTCCGCCGTCTGATCCAATCTTGGTGCATCATGAATTCTTCCCATGGTGTTGAACCAATTCCAACTCCAAAGCCTCAAGTAACAAAAATCCATGTTTTAAAACTCCTTAAAGAAGCTAAGAAATCCCAAGAAATGCAACTTTCTTGCTTGAGGAAACTTAGATCCATTGCCTATTCAAGTGAGAGTAACAAGAAGTGTTTAGAATCAGTTGGGGTTATAGATTTCTTAGCTTcaattataaagaagaaagatgtgCTGGCTTTTGTTGAAGACTCAAAGCATGTGTCATCTGACATTGTTTCGCCAAAAATTCTGCATACGCCACTGGAGTTCACTAAGGCAGGTGATGTAGCATTGGATATTCTCTTCCATCTTAATCTCTCTAATGAAGATTTAAAAAAATCCATCTTGAGAGATGAATTTTTCTTGGATTCTTTATTGCATTTCTTGAAATATGGGAATTACCAATCTCGAGCCTATGCAATAACCCTATTAAAATCAGCTTTCAATGTAGCTGATCCAGGGTTTTTAATTGGTGTAAAACAAGAATATTTTAAAGAAatattatttgttttaaaaaccAAAATATCACAACAAGCTACCAAGGCTGCACTTAAATTACTAGTGGAACTTTGTCCATGGGGGAGAAATAGAATTAAAGCAATTGAAGTTGGAGCAGTTTCAACCCTAATTGAGCTACTTCTTGACACAAATGAAAGAAGATCATGTGAATTGATCCTAGCAATTTTACACCAACTTTGTAGCTGCGCTGAGGGCCGAGCTGAGTTATCGAGCCATGGGGCTGGAGTCGCCATTGTTTCTAAGAAAATTCTTAGGGTTTCTCAAATGGCAAGTGAGAGAGCAGTGAGGATTCTTTCTTCTATTTCGAAATTTTCGGCGAATTCTAGGGTCCTTCAAGAGATGTTGCAAGTGGGAGTTGTGTCAAAATTGTGTTTGGTGCTTCAAGTTGATAGTTGTTCAAAGACCAAGGATAGAGTTAAAGAAATTCTAAGGTTACATTCTAGGGTTTGGAGAGATTCTTCTTGTATTCCTCCTTATTTGCTCTCTTCTTATCCTTCATAA